One Phycisphaerae bacterium RAS2 DNA window includes the following coding sequences:
- the merA gene encoding Mercuric reductase yields the protein MQTTIERRLICPRCGKKGKRVSALTLHSLLKDEHRDAVADAQCACSESEGGCKPVTQDTGWRFCESAECDVVYFAEETGTTFTKSQLKVAVGVKERVGDRPLCYCFGHSVASIKQELATTGRSDALEDIRRKMEDPGCTCEITNPSGACCLGSVAKGIKTATQELGITEPQARLPRPSPSSGSSSEKVAKIGTLVSAIVASSCCWLPLVLLAVGVSGAGVASTLEAYRPAFIVITFAFLGAAFYFTYRPSHAGGPVSRVDGGDGDDCCAGQPREFEGCCAPGGKRRFGVMALNKVMLWVVTVLVVAFLFFPKYVGLLMGTGNGSAVTAKMQRAMIRVEGMTCEGCAGHVEKAIRSVPGVLAVQVDFPRGQAVVGIEARGSVPREEILAALEKAGYGGAFVEPTK from the coding sequence GTGCAAACAACCATCGAGAGACGGCTGATTTGTCCCCGCTGCGGTAAGAAGGGCAAGCGGGTCAGCGCGCTGACCCTGCATTCGCTGCTTAAGGATGAGCACCGCGACGCGGTGGCTGACGCCCAATGCGCATGTTCCGAGTCCGAGGGAGGCTGCAAGCCGGTCACACAGGATACCGGCTGGCGATTCTGCGAATCAGCGGAATGTGACGTGGTGTATTTCGCCGAGGAGACCGGAACCACCTTTACGAAGTCCCAGTTGAAGGTAGCCGTGGGTGTCAAGGAGCGCGTCGGCGACCGGCCGCTGTGCTACTGTTTCGGGCATTCGGTCGCGAGCATCAAGCAGGAGCTTGCCACCACGGGCCGTTCCGACGCCTTGGAGGATATCCGACGCAAGATGGAGGACCCCGGCTGCACTTGCGAAATCACGAACCCGTCGGGAGCCTGCTGTCTGGGCAGCGTGGCCAAGGGCATCAAAACTGCCACACAGGAGTTGGGTATCACTGAGCCACAAGCTCGGTTGCCTCGCCCTTCACCGTCCTCAGGAAGTTCCAGCGAGAAGGTCGCCAAGATCGGCACGTTGGTCTCGGCCATCGTGGCCTCCAGTTGCTGCTGGCTGCCGCTAGTGCTGCTGGCCGTGGGCGTCTCGGGCGCGGGCGTTGCCTCGACGCTCGAAGCGTATCGTCCGGCCTTCATCGTGATCACGTTCGCTTTTCTGGGAGCAGCGTTCTACTTCACGTATCGTCCGAGCCACGCAGGCGGGCCAGTCTCACGAGTGGATGGCGGTGATGGGGACGATTGTTGTGCCGGACAGCCGAGAGAGTTTGAGGGCTGTTGTGCCCCAGGCGGTAAGCGGCGCTTTGGCGTGATGGCTTTGAATAAGGTCATGCTGTGGGTTGTGACGGTCCTGGTGGTCGCCTTTCTCTTCTTCCCCAAGTACGTGGGATTGCTAATGGGAACCGGCAACGGGAGCGCGGTCACAGCCAAGATGCAGCGGGCGATGATCCGCGTAGAGGGTATGACGTGCGAAGGTTGTGCTGGCCATGTCGAAAAGGCCATTCGAAGTGTGCCTGGCGTCCTCGCCGTGCAAGTGGACTTTCCCAGGGGACAGGCGGTCGTGGGCATCGAAGCCCGCGGTTCGGTTCCGCGTGAGGAGATCCTCGCCGCGCTGGAAAAGGCCGGCTATGGCGGCGCGTTCGTTGAGCCGACGAAATGA